Part of the Puntigrus tetrazona isolate hp1 chromosome 10, ASM1883169v1, whole genome shotgun sequence genome is shown below.
TCATTCTGGTGGGCTGCCAGTTAGACCTGCGTTACGCTGACCTGGAGGCTGTTAACAGGGCAAGGAGACCTCTTGCCAGGTGACGTGTTAAATATTTGatctgtgattttaaaaatgaatgtaatttaaataacatatatcTCACATTTATAGTCATTATATTCCTGGAAAATACTGAGGAACCTTGCATGTACATGTGGATGTATTTtgtcaatacaataaaatgttcacaaataaaatgtaacattcacATCAAAGATTTGgaagtacatatttttttatgttgacatTTTCTCCACGAACTAACCTTACAGACCCATCAAAGCGAACGAGATCCTTCCTCCCGAGAAGGGTCGCGAAGTGGCCAAAGAGTTGGGTGTGCCGTACTACGAGACCAGCGTGGTGGCTCAGTTTGGAGTGAAGGACGTGTTTGACAATGCCATCCGCGCAGCTCTCATCTCACGGCGCCACCTGCAGTTCTGGAAGTCTCACTTGCGGGACGTCCAAAGACCTCTCCTGCAGGCGCCCTTCCTGCCTCCCAAACCTCCTCCGCCCGTTATAGTCATCCCTCCGCCCCCTTCCACCACCGAGGAGCACCCGGGCCGGCTGCTGGAGGAGCCTCTGTGCGCCGATGTGGTTCTGGTCCTCCAGGAGAACCAGCAAGTCTTCGCTCATAAGGTCTACCTCGCCACGGCCTCCTCGAAATTCTACGACCTTTTCCTCCAGGATGTGAGGGCCGAGGCTGACTGTAAGCAACCGACCGGACGGGAGCCTCCGGCGCGGGCGGCCAGCTTTGACATGTGTGAGAGCAGCGATGAAGAAAGCAGGGTCAACCTCAGGGCCTGCATCAGCGACGGGACCCTGATGGCCGCAGACTCCGATGGGGTCCTGGAGGGCGGACGCGGGAGCCGGCTGTTGGCGTCTTTGGGTCGGGCTTTCATCAGCATCAGGAGAGAAACGGTCCAGGACCCAGTGACGTTCATCTCCCGGCCCATGACGGTGGTGCACATGGACCCCTCGGTGCTGCTCGGGCCGTTTCGTGTAGTCATGCGTTACCTTTACACGGGACAGCTGGACGAACACGAGAAGGACCTGATGCACATCGCGCACATCGCTGAGCTGCTGGAGGTGTTCGACTTGCGCATGATGGTCGCCAACATCCTCAACAACGAGGCCTTCATGAATCAGGAGATCACGAAGGCTTTTCATGTGCGACGGACCAATCGGGTGAAGGAATGCCTGGCTAAAGGAACTTTCTCAGGTCAAATTTCCTTTTATCATTCATTTccaatgttttagttttagaatGAAAAAGATCTTCGTCTACATTTGTGTTTCTgctgcatttcagaaaaaaactttGTCTACACTACACGACCAAAAACGCATGTCACATAATCCATTTATCGACTTATCGCAAAATATATTCAATCATTTTTGGTAATGCAGTATATTTcccattacatttacaaaaaaaacccctggAGTTTAAAATAGGGTCTGCAGCATTTTCAAAAGTTATGTTATTTACGTTTAAAATTTCCgtccattttatttcttttgttttaaattcatctAGACTTTAATGGTTaagtgaaatttaaaatgtatatctaaTCGATTGAAATCATAAACCTAGGTAAAattgaacatttattaaaattgttaaattttTAGGCTCTTgtgaaaatttatttatttattttttattcttttaaaagcatCCTGCTTTAATGGTTTGATTAAAGTTTAACAACAAAACGcacatttaatcaattaaattgaTACATGTTTAACagtttattaaagaaattgccttaatagtttttttttttattgtatttttttctcagacgTTGTGGTGTTTTATGGATTTATTATCTACTGTACATTCATTATCAAAAATGCTGGTAAACACATGAAGGCATGAAACATTAAACATGAGATTAGTATTTTCAAATGTGATCAGATATGACTTTAACgtttcataattttatatatgatgACTGAGATGgcagatgttttttaaataaaactgcgGTGCTCATTCACACAGAAGCTTAAAAATTAACTATGACATTAGTATTCACAGACACTTGCCCATATCTCCACATCATTAGGCGTACAGCcctacttttgattaatttttccatCGTTTGACAGATTCGGTTACATCCTGTGTAATACTGTAAATGGCACTTTATGACTGGATGCCCCAATTCAGTCGCGTTTCATTATCCGCCTCACAGAAGCATCTGTTTTTGCTTCAATAAACACTTCTTTCTTTATACCCCAGATGTGGTGTTTAAACTGGATGATGGTACCGTTCAGGCTCATAAACCTCTGCTCATCTCCAGCTGTGATTGGATGGCAGCCATGTTTGGAGGGCCATTTGTCGAGAGCTGTACTAAAGAGGTACAGCAATCATAAACATCGAAGATAAATCTCTATCATTTGATGAATAGCGTTGTTCCACTTGTCTTTGAGATTTCAAACAGTATTACAATGATCTTTCTTTAGTGTCCAGATGTTAATATTAACCTCAAAGACGTCTACTGTTGATTTATGCAGCTTTTTGCATTTGAGGTAAGCTTTTTCACGGCCTGTTGCGTTTCTGCAGGTGTTGTTCCCGAACACGACCCGTAGTAGCATGCAGGCGGTGCTGGAGTATCTCTACACGGGCTGCTTCTGCTCCAGACCTGACCTGGACACCATGGAGCTCATTATCCTGGCTAATCGCCTCTGCCTGCCTCACCTGGTCGCCCTCACAGGTCTGAGGAGCGATTGTCAtgttaatagtatatatataccaaGAATTACTTTAGAACTGTTTTTCACATATGACTGGTTTTTGGgattttacagtgaaatgtaCAAATagatgttcattttatttggggtcggtaagattttttaagatatattgttaagtttttgtttatatatatatgtgtatatatatatatatatatatatatatatatatatatatatatatattaataatatttacataaatgtttctaaatacatacatgcatgtgtgtgtttttaaatatacagcatatacagcaacacaaatattacataaattaaaaattattttgagtgCGATtagttgtttgacagcactagaaataatattacatcttaaaataattgcattccattaaaatatatatatatatatatatatttttttttgtttttttttttcaatataaaaatgtattcaaaaattttaatggtcattttttggtaattttaatgtatccttgttaaatttaaatatatattttttttaatctaacttattttaagtatttaaacaGCAGCATAAATACGACTCCTGTAAATTAATTATACGAATTAATGATCACCTTTCAATTTCTTTGGAAATGCAGCATGAATGTTGTGGTAAAGCTCTCTTCTTTGTGTTGCACTGAAGAAAAGCAGTcacgagggtgaataaatgattcaattatatagatttttgggtgaactaaccatTTAATGGTGTTTTGCTGCAGAGCTGCATACCGTGACTGTTCTGAAGGAGGCTGCTGCCCTGGGCACGGACATCGACGGAGATGTGCTGGTATTTCTGGAGATGGCTCAGGTAAAACCCGTTCAACAGTACATAGGTTACTTAATAACGTTTTCACGTGACCATTTCCTTTATTGATTAACAGTGTTGTGCAGAGTTAACAATTACAGGCAGTATAGATCTACGGTAATTAAAGGAAATGCTTTGGGGTTTGTGTGAATCCCGACACATTTTTGCGGCATTTCTGTGAGCGTTCACGTGGTTCATTCTGTCATGCATGACTGGTCAAGCTGAGTCACTTGCTTTACTAAAGTCTCTCAGGAACGCTGAGCATTTCATGTCGAAGGACTTCTGTAGAAGACTCCGCtgatgtaataataaaagtacattttatgtgAATGTCATTACAAACTATGAGATATTTAACCAATCTGGCACTTGTTCAGTGACCAGGGCATGAAAACATACCAGCGCAACTTGTTCTTAAAATTCATgatgattataataaatgtttcttgagcagcacttcagagtgatttctgaaggatcatgtgacactgatgatCAGTAGTGCTgctgaacattcagctttgcatcaaggaatgaatgacattttaaaatatattagaaatgtTGAACCGCTctttaaaacttttcaaaaacgTTTATGAATCCTcgtgaccccaaacatttgaacaagtTTTATTGTATGTGTTTGAAAGAACAGGAGGGTGAGTTAATGTGATGTTGTCATGTGGTTTCAGTTCCACTGTGCCTACCAGCTCACCGATTGGTGCCTTCACCACATCTGCACCAACTACAACAACGTGTGCCGCAAATTCCCCAGAGACATGAGAGCCAAATCTACAGGTAGTACATCAAATCTttgtcctttatttatttatttttattgagagatatttatttatattatatatatatatatatatatatatatatatatatatatatatatatatatatatatatatatatatatatatatatatatatatatattttttttttttttttttttaaatttgtattcattttgtcatgtttattaatgtccatttttttaatcaagcttGTTTCTACCACAAAAagtgattaatatatatatatatatatatatatatatatattttttttttttttttttttcaaaatttgtattcattttgtcatgtttatt
Proteins encoded:
- the rhobtb2b gene encoding rho-related BTB domain-containing protein 2 isoform X1, with amino-acid sequence MHPFSSLRSQFTDTDMDYERPNVETIKCVVVGDNAVGKTRLICARACNATLTQYQLLATHVPTVWAIDQYRVCQEVLERSRDVVDDVSVSLRLWDTFGDHHKDRRFAYGRSDVVVLCFSIANPNSLFHVKTMWYPEIKHFCPRAPVILVGCQLDLRYADLEAVNRARRPLARPIKANEILPPEKGREVAKELGVPYYETSVVAQFGVKDVFDNAIRAALISRRHLQFWKSHLRDVQRPLLQAPFLPPKPPPPVIVIPPPPSTTEEHPGRLLEEPLCADVVLVLQENQQVFAHKVYLATASSKFYDLFLQDVRAEADCKQPTGREPPARAASFDMCESSDEESRVNLRACISDGTLMAADSDGVLEGGRGSRLLASLGRAFISIRRETVQDPVTFISRPMTVVHMDPSVLLGPFRVVMRYLYTGQLDEHEKDLMHIAHIAELLEVFDLRMMVANILNNEAFMNQEITKAFHVRRTNRVKECLAKGTFSDVVFKLDDGTVQAHKPLLISSCDWMAAMFGGPFVESCTKEVLFPNTTRSSMQAVLEYLYTGCFCSRPDLDTMELIILANRLCLPHLVALTELHTVTVLKEAAALGTDIDGDVLVFLEMAQFHCAYQLTDWCLHHICTNYNNVCRKFPRDMRAKSTENQEYFEKHRWPPVWYLKEDDHYQRARKEREKEDYLSQKRQNKRKWVLWNLPASPSNPSSSSSSSSSSGSSAVI
- the rhobtb2b gene encoding rho-related BTB domain-containing protein 2 isoform X3, which codes for MITIIFIFKITNDRQPDASLQFTSVLERSRDVVDDVSVSLRLWDTFGDHHKDRRFAYGRSDVVVLCFSIANPNSLFHVKTMWYPEIKHFCPRAPVILVGCQLDLRYADLEAVNRARRPLARPIKANEILPPEKGREVAKELGVPYYETSVVAQFGVKDVFDNAIRAALISRRHLQFWKSHLRDVQRPLLQAPFLPPKPPPPVIVIPPPPSTTEEHPGRLLEEPLCADVVLVLQENQQVFAHKVYLATASSKFYDLFLQDVRAEADCKQPTGREPPARAASFDMCESSDEESRVNLRACISDGTLMAADSDGVLEGGRGSRLLASLGRAFISIRRETVQDPVTFISRPMTVVHMDPSVLLGPFRVVMRYLYTGQLDEHEKDLMHIAHIAELLEVFDLRMMVANILNNEAFMNQEITKAFHVRRTNRVKECLAKGTFSDVVFKLDDGTVQAHKPLLISSCDWMAAMFGGPFVESCTKEVLFPNTTRSSMQAVLEYLYTGCFCSRPDLDTMELIILANRLCLPHLVALTELHTVTVLKEAAALGTDIDGDVLVFLEMAQFHCAYQLTDWCLHHICTNYNNVCRKFPRDMRAKSTENQEYFEKHRWPPVWYLKEDDHYQRARKEREKEDYLSQKRQNKRKWVLWNLPASPSNPSSSSSSSSSSGSSAVI
- the rhobtb2b gene encoding rho-related BTB domain-containing protein 2 isoform X2, whose product is MKFMPGSLQVHAASNGYMITIIFIFKITNDRQPDASLQFTSVLERSRDVVDDVSVSLRLWDTFGDHHKDRRFAYGRSDVVVLCFSIANPNSLFHVKTMWYPEIKHFCPRAPVILVGCQLDLRYADLEAVNRARRPLARPIKANEILPPEKGREVAKELGVPYYETSVVAQFGVKDVFDNAIRAALISRRHLQFWKSHLRDVQRPLLQAPFLPPKPPPPVIVIPPPPSTTEEHPGRLLEEPLCADVVLVLQENQQVFAHKVYLATASSKFYDLFLQDVRAEADCKQPTGREPPARAASFDMCESSDEESRVNLRACISDGTLMAADSDGVLEGGRGSRLLASLGRAFISIRRETVQDPVTFISRPMTVVHMDPSVLLGPFRVVMRYLYTGQLDEHEKDLMHIAHIAELLEVFDLRMMVANILNNEAFMNQEITKAFHVRRTNRVKECLAKGTFSDVVFKLDDGTVQAHKPLLISSCDWMAAMFGGPFVESCTKEVLFPNTTRSSMQAVLEYLYTGCFCSRPDLDTMELIILANRLCLPHLVALTELHTVTVLKEAAALGTDIDGDVLVFLEMAQFHCAYQLTDWCLHHICTNYNNVCRKFPRDMRAKSTENQEYFEKHRWPPVWYLKEDDHYQRARKEREKEDYLSQKRQNKRKWVLWNLPASPSNPSSSSSSSSSSGSSAVI